One Fusarium musae strain F31 chromosome 6, whole genome shotgun sequence DNA segment encodes these proteins:
- a CDS encoding hypothetical protein (EggNog:ENOG41): MAVKRIPLWQQKAAEARAHRDASLAKVEPPLKGVPAAEQLPKNSLELVPQVLTPREIEITEGYTVTELLQILRERIISVEEVARAFLRRAALAQATTNCITELLWDQAIARAKHLDSIPSPQGALFGLPISTKEHLGMVGENVTSNASFTAWVGKPHGSNLLFDSLWAEGCVFFARTTQPQAIMHLETESNVYGRTVHPLNRELTPGGSSGGESALLGMRGSLLGIGGDIGGSIRLPASNTGIYGFKPSTKRISTSGLRAAYLGRDTIAGCPGPMTVSRDGLELLMRVALAAKPWRVDPLVTFKDWTPYKFTTPPKVAVQWWDGVVMPHPPITRALREVAAVCRRAGMEVVDWNCEGLDHGKAWEIVSALYWPDGGKEMLDILEETGEPALPLTKHILHEQASAKNRTCTEMMELNRERDSYRAMYCKAWSATATPTSREVDVILCPPSFGSAPPHEKSRYWGYTSQWNLLDYPGAVFPVTKVDPAVDVKDERYVPKNDIDRFVWEIYDGEKMKGSPVNLQIVGRRQEEEKVLAALEEIERAMGRK, from the exons ATGGCTGTCAAGAGAATTCCATTATGGCAGCAAAAGGCCGCTGAGGCAAGAGCTCATCGCGATGCCTCTCTAGCCAAGGTCGAGCCGCCGCTGAAGGGTGTACCCGCTGCCGAACAGCTGCCAAAGAACTCTCTGGAGCTGGTGCCTCAGGTCCTCACCCCGCGCGAGATTGAGATCACAGAAGGCTACACTGTCACCGAGCTGCTCCAGATTCTTCGGGAAAGGATTATTTCGGTTGAAGAGGTCGCGCGAGCTTTCTTGAGAAGAGCAGCGCTGGCCCAGGCTACT ACAAACTGCATTACTGAGCTCCTCTGGGATCAAGCTATCGCCCGCGCTAAACACCTAGACTCTATACCCTCTCCCCAAGGTGCCCTCTTTGGCCTGCCTATCTCGACAAAGGAACACCTCGGTATGGTCGGCGAAAATGTTACGTCCAACGCTTCTTTCACTGCCTGGGTCGGCAAGCCCCACGGCTCGAACCTCCTGTTCGACAGCCTGTGGGCCGAGGGCTGCGTCTTCTTCGCCAGGACGACACAGCCGCAGGCAATCATGCATCTGGAGACCGAGAGTAACGTGTACGGAAGGACGGTGCACCCGCTGAACAGGGAGTTGACACCTGGAGGGAGTTCAGGAGGAGAGTCGGCGTTACTGGGTATGAGGGGAAGTTTGTTG GGTATTGGTGGTGATATTGGTGGCAGCATCCGACTCCCTGCTTCCAATACTGGCATCTACGGGTTCAA ACCTTCGACGAAGAGAATCTCAACTTCCGGCCTTCGAGCCGCATACCTGGGCCGTGATACCATCGCTGGCTGCCCTGGCCCCATGACAGTAAGCCGTGACGGCCTCGAGCTCCTTATGCGCGTCGCCCTCGCGGCAAAGCCCTGGCGTGTAGATCCCCTTGTCACCTTTAAAGACTGGACACCCTACAAGTTCACGACCCCACCTAAGGTCGCTGTGCAATGGTGGGATGGCGTGGTGATGCCGCATCCGCCTATAACGAGAGCGCTGAGGGAGGTGGCTGCTGTATGTAGGAGGGCAGGAATGGAGGTTGTGGATTGGAACTGCGAGGGGTTAGATCATGGTAAGGCTTGGGAGATTGTGTCGGCTTTATATTGGCCGGACGGGGGTAAGGAGATGCTTGATATTTTGGAAGAGACAGGAGAGCCGGCGTTGCCACTCACCAAGCATATTCTCCACGAGCAAGCGTCAGCAAAGAACCGAACATGTActgagatgatggag CTCAACCGCGAGCGAGACTCGTACCGCGCCATGTACTGCAAAGCATGGTCCGCCACGGCAACGCCTACCTCCCGCGAGGTCGACGTGATCCTCTGCCCTCCATCCTTTGGCAGCGCGCCCCCCCACGAGAAATCCCGCTACTGGGGCTACACGTCGCAGTGGAACCTCCTGGACTACCCGGGCGCCGTGTTCCCCGTGACCAAGGTTGACCCTGCCGTCGATGTCAAGGACGAGAGGTATGTGCCCAAGAATGACATAGACCGGTTCGTGTGGGAGATTTACGATggggagaagatgaagggaAGCCCCGTGAATTTGCAGATTGTGGGGAGGagacaggaagaagagaaggtgtTGGCTGCGCTGGAGGAAATTGAGCGTGCTATGGGGCGGAAGTGA
- a CDS encoding hypothetical protein (EggNog:ENOG41), whose amino-acid sequence MTAVSAEHSADATGDRLPPGTFRLIDTDGSMRGQHADGEGEDDIILVPQPSLDPEDPLNWTFRRKVIQTSCVVLYTIVVAIPSSAVYSIVTPLRKETDLSLQDINNGTGIMFLFYGWGCIFWQAIALQYGKRPVYLFSLLATIVILATAPLCKEPGPYLANRIILGFFGSPVESLCEISIADIWFTHQRGKYMAWYGWSLALCGKLAPMLSGFINVGMGWQWTLYWCAIWNGMGFIYCFFLMEETNYDRKHDQLPPQRVAAGSQTSMQGGDGEKTVTLDTTSSDRGESAEIQWPRKTYLQKLSIKDKPRPNRLLEIMIAPFKGFTYPAVVYAGLMYGANSLVWQGFQNATIGTIYTLEYGFSTAGVAAAYSGGVLGTIVGGYYCGKIGPMLTVRLARRNGGISEPEHTLYLFIASIVLVPTAMILYGLGVTYKWHWMVLVITQVFMAMNAALCVAGALNYAIGSYMELSGSMVTTCVLIRNTMSFATNFGVTPWLKATNYMVVYLTVAGIGLVWNASLFIMARYGKAMREWTAQRYWRDVEYARAKGMGH is encoded by the exons ATGACTGCTGTCTCGGCTGAACACAGCGCCGATGCGACCGGCGATAGACTTCCCCCCGGCACCTTCAGGCTCATCGACACAGATGGCAGCATGAGAGGCCAGCACGCTGACGGCGAGGGCGAGGACGATATCATCCTGGTTCCGCAGCCATCGCTGGATCCTGAAGATCCCCTCAACTGGACTTTCAGGCGCAAGGTCATCCAGACTAGCTGCGTTGTTCTTTACACCATCGTCGTTGCCATCCCTTCGAGTGCCGTCTACTCTATCGTCACGCCTCTCAGGAAGGAAACTGATCTCTCGCTTCAGGACATCAACAATGGAACTGGTATCATG TTCCTCTTCTACGGCTGGGGTTGTATCTTCTGGCAAGCCATTGCCCTTCAATATGGCAAACGACCCGTCTacctcttctccctccttgccaccatcgtcatcctaGCCACGGCCCCCTTGTGCAAGGAGCCAGGTCCCTACCTCGCCAACCGTATCATTCTCGGCTTCTTTGGCTCCCCCGTTGAATCCCTTTGCGAGATTTCCATCGCCGATATCTGGTTCACCCACCAGCGCGGCAAGTATATGGCCTGGTACGGCTGGTCGCTTGCCCTCTGCGGCAAGCTCGCGCCCATGTTGAGTGGTTTCATCAACGTTGGCATGGGATGGCAGTGGACGCTGTATTGGTGTGCTATTTGGAACGGGATGGGATTCATATACTGCTTTTTCTTGATGGAGGAGACCAATTACGATCGGAAGCATGATCAGCTGCCGCCCCAGCGGGTTGCTGCTGGAAGCCAGACATCTATGCAAGGCGGTGACGGGGAGAAGACGGTGACGCTGGACACGACCTCCTCCGACCGTGGTGAATCTGCTGAGATCCAGTGGCCGCGCAAGACGTACCTCCAGAAGCTCAGCATCAAGGACAAGCCTCGTCCGAACCGCCTGCTCGAAATCATGATCGCGCCGTTCAAGGGCTTCACCTATCCCGCAGTGGTCTACGCTGG TCTCATGTATGGAGCAAACAGCCTTGTGTGGCAAGGCTTCCAGAATGCCACCATTGGCACCATCTACACCCTTGAGTACGGCTTCTCAACTGCCGGCGTCGCCGCGGCATACTCTGGTGGTGTCCTCGGTACTATTGTTGG TGGCTACTACTGCGGCAAGATTGGCCCTATGCTTACTGTTCGCTTGGCCCGGCGCAACGGCGGTATCTCCGAGCCTGAGCACACCCTCTACCTATTCATTGCCTCCATCGTCCTCGTTCCCACAGCCATGATCCTCTACGGCCTCGGCGTGACATACAAATGGCACTGGATGGTACTGGTCATCACACAAGTCTTCATGGCCATGAACGCCGCGCTCTGTGTAGCTGGAGCGCTGAACTACGCTATCGGCAGCTATATGGAGCTGTCCGGCTCTATGGTGACGACGTGTGTGTTGATCCGGAACACCATGTCGTTTGCGACCAACTTTGGAGTCACACCGTGGTTGAAGGCGACCAATTACATGGTGGTGTACCTTACGGTGGCTGGTATCGGCTTGGTGTGGAATGCGAGTCTGTTCATCATGGCGAGGTATGGCAAGGCGATGAGGGAGTGGACGGCGCAAAGGTACTGGCGAGATGTTGAGTATGCCAGGGCTAAGGGTATGGGTCACTGA